One window from the genome of Spirosoma rhododendri encodes:
- a CDS encoding WcaF family extracellular polysaccharide biosynthesis acetyltransferase, with product MEKTLPHPNQPDTGPGRTDLSRYDNSWFNPGPRWKILLWFIVNSVTLNTYLPLPVALKRFVLKAFGARLGTGVMIKPGVNIKYPWLLTIGSHVWIGEEVWIDNLCPVTIEDNVCLSQGAMLLTGNHDYRVPTFDLIVRPITLRTGAWIGARAIVCPGVEAGSHAVLSVGSVATRALEPYGVYQGNPAIRVRERTIS from the coding sequence CTGTCGCGCTACGACAACAGTTGGTTTAATCCCGGCCCGCGCTGGAAAATCCTGCTTTGGTTTATCGTTAATTCAGTCACGCTGAATACCTATTTACCGCTACCGGTGGCCTTGAAGCGATTCGTACTAAAGGCGTTCGGTGCCCGACTGGGTACGGGCGTCATGATCAAGCCGGGCGTCAACATCAAATATCCGTGGCTGCTCACCATCGGTAGTCACGTCTGGATTGGCGAAGAAGTCTGGATCGACAATCTGTGCCCCGTCACGATCGAAGATAACGTTTGCCTGTCGCAGGGCGCCATGCTGCTGACCGGCAACCACGACTATCGCGTACCAACATTCGACCTGATTGTGCGGCCGATTACCCTGCGAACGGGTGCCTGGATTGGGGCGCGGGCCATTGTGTGTCCGGGCGTCGAGGCCGGGTCGCACGCGGTACTGTCTGTCGGATCTGTGGCTACGCGCGCGCTTGAGCCGTACGGCGTTTACCAGGGAAATCCAGCCATTCGCGTGCGTGAGCGGACAATCAGCTGA
- a CDS encoding site-2 protease family protein has product MNQQLKTYLLHGGLFLLTLVTTTMAGAEWMYGRLFIPVPGMQTLGWDEFLAGLNFSIPFLAILTVHEFGHYIVARINKVRVTLPFYIPLWLGIGESIGTLGAFIRIKDYINSRRKYFDIGIAGPLAGFVLALIVLWYGFTHLPPAEYIFTIHPEYKKWGLDYGKYAYQKMPEGGVIAMGDNLLFSFFKRYVADPALLPHPYEMIHYPYLLAGYLALFFTSLNLIPIGQLDGGHILYALIGKERFRWVAPALFIVFAFYAGLGVFKPVDFAVPTDEAFFSELGSFGLYVFFMYLVFTRISEQRMTALMIALSVVALQLLVSTLQPDWNGYSGFLVFVFVLGRFLGIYHPDTELQEPLDLKRTVLGWLALVVFIISFSPKPFVLT; this is encoded by the coding sequence ATGAATCAACAATTGAAAACGTACCTCCTTCATGGAGGTCTTTTTTTACTTACCCTTGTCACCACGACGATGGCCGGGGCCGAATGGATGTACGGTCGGTTATTTATTCCGGTACCGGGTATGCAAACGCTCGGTTGGGATGAATTTCTGGCCGGGTTGAACTTCTCCATTCCGTTTCTGGCGATTCTAACCGTACATGAGTTCGGGCACTACATCGTCGCCCGAATCAACAAGGTTCGCGTAACCCTGCCGTTTTACATTCCGCTCTGGCTCGGTATCGGTGAAAGTATCGGTACGCTTGGCGCGTTTATTCGCATAAAAGACTACATAAACAGCCGCCGTAAGTATTTCGACATTGGTATTGCCGGACCGTTGGCGGGCTTCGTGCTGGCGCTGATCGTTTTGTGGTACGGGTTCACGCATCTGCCCCCCGCCGAGTACATCTTCACCATTCACCCCGAATACAAAAAGTGGGGACTCGACTACGGGAAGTATGCCTACCAGAAGATGCCCGAAGGGGGCGTCATTGCGATGGGCGACAACCTGCTATTTTCGTTTTTCAAACGATACGTGGCCGATCCGGCTTTGCTGCCGCATCCCTACGAGATGATTCACTATCCGTATCTGCTGGCGGGCTATCTGGCTTTGTTCTTTACGTCGCTGAACCTGATTCCTATCGGGCAGCTCGATGGCGGACACATTCTTTACGCGCTGATCGGCAAGGAGCGGTTTCGCTGGGTTGCACCGGCCCTGTTTATCGTTTTCGCGTTCTACGCCGGATTGGGCGTGTTCAAGCCGGTCGATTTTGCGGTACCAACCGACGAAGCGTTCTTTAGTGAACTCGGCTCGTTCGGGCTGTACGTTTTCTTTATGTATCTGGTGTTTACGCGCATCAGCGAGCAGCGCATGACTGCCCTGATGATTGCGCTGAGTGTAGTAGCCCTGCAACTCCTTGTGTCGACGCTACAACCCGACTGGAATGGCTACTCCGGTTTTCTGGTGTTCGTCTTCGTGCTGGGCCGTTTTCTGGGCATCTACCACCCCGACACCGAATTACAGGAACCCCTCGATCTGAAACGCACGGTATTGGGCTGGCTGGCCCTCGTGGTGTTCATCATCAGCTTCAGCCCAAAACCATTTGTGCTGACCTAG
- a CDS encoding MBL fold metallo-hydrolase RNA specificity domain-containing protein yields the protein MKLSFLGAARQVTGSMYLLELEDDYRILVDCGSDLERSRQNGQDVPTSPQQSFFPFEASSINLVLLTHAHVDHSGNLPNLYREGYEGQVLCTEPTFALTNVLLKDAASINQKRINELNASKKQRVRDKQMQLQKDLFLDRQVRETMENVVPISFNRRFRVADNVDVTFIPAGHLLGAAHIVVNVVENGEKKSICFSGDIGRKNYPLLVDPAPVPAVDYLICESTYGNRLHEDNRSPEDALADVIQRTCIDIPGRLIIPSFSVGRTQALLYTLNKLYTERDFPPIKVFSDSPMGFESTKIYLQHIKMLNGEAKEFYKENETLFDFENFEFLESSKASKAVSNYGEPCIIISSSGMVQGGRVEYHVAENISNPYSTILIIGYCAEGTLGWRLLNGQSTLTIKGKEHQVLANIEKIDVFSGHGDRDDLMEFVTVQSPETLKSIFLVHGEYESMEAFRNTLAEAGYPQVIIPKKGETFDL from the coding sequence TGGACAGGATGTTCCAACGAGTCCTCAACAGAGTTTTTTTCCGTTTGAGGCTTCAAGTATTAATCTGGTGCTGCTCACACACGCGCACGTCGATCACTCTGGCAATCTGCCCAATCTGTACCGGGAAGGGTACGAGGGGCAGGTACTTTGCACAGAGCCTACTTTTGCACTCACCAACGTGTTGCTGAAAGATGCGGCTTCGATCAATCAGAAGCGTATCAACGAACTGAACGCCAGCAAAAAACAGCGTGTTCGCGATAAGCAGATGCAGTTACAGAAAGATCTGTTTCTGGATCGGCAGGTGCGCGAAACGATGGAGAACGTAGTCCCGATCTCGTTCAACCGCCGGTTCCGCGTAGCCGACAACGTCGACGTAACCTTTATTCCGGCCGGGCACCTGCTGGGTGCAGCGCATATCGTTGTCAACGTCGTTGAGAACGGGGAAAAGAAAAGTATCTGCTTTTCGGGCGACATTGGCCGTAAGAACTACCCACTGCTGGTCGATCCGGCTCCGGTTCCGGCCGTCGATTATCTGATTTGCGAAAGCACCTACGGCAACCGGCTCCACGAAGACAACCGCTCGCCCGAAGACGCGCTGGCCGACGTTATTCAGCGGACCTGTATCGACATTCCGGGTCGGCTCATCATTCCATCGTTCAGTGTAGGCCGCACACAGGCGCTGTTGTACACGCTCAACAAGCTGTACACGGAACGTGACTTCCCGCCCATCAAGGTTTTCTCCGACAGTCCGATGGGCTTCGAGAGTACCAAAATTTACCTTCAGCACATCAAGATGCTGAACGGCGAAGCCAAGGAGTTTTACAAGGAGAACGAAACCTTGTTTGACTTCGAAAACTTCGAATTTCTGGAGTCGTCGAAAGCCAGTAAGGCGGTGTCGAACTACGGCGAACCGTGCATCATCATCTCGTCGTCGGGTATGGTGCAGGGCGGCCGGGTGGAATACCACGTTGCCGAAAACATCAGCAATCCGTACTCGACCATCCTGATTATTGGCTATTGCGCCGAAGGAACGCTCGGCTGGCGGTTACTCAACGGGCAGTCGACGCTGACGATCAAAGGAAAAGAGCATCAGGTGCTGGCCAACATTGAAAAGATCGATGTGTTTAGCGGACACGGTGACCGCGACGACCTGATGGAGTTCGTAACGGTACAGTCGCCCGAGACATTGAAATCAATTTTCCTGGTACACGGCGAGTATGAAAGTATGGAAGCCTTTCGCAATACGCTGGCCGAAGCGGGTTATCCGCAGGTAATAATTCCGAAAAAAGGCGAAACGTTTGACTTGTAG
- a CDS encoding AAA family ATPase, producing MAKLTVRNVGPIREAELEVKKHTVFIGPQGTGKSTLAKLIAMCYDSNLFKDEDRKSLLRKYAFNGWLNENSELLFVHENYEIILNEYMEAIVNDTEFSSVFSKRNNWLLRKKDLADIENGVDDTIFWKRLEDAEEILSDIIKRMIPFSSEYIPSERNLMALLSANLWALNSSNTSIPLLSPILAENSKSPDVKIKLYQ from the coding sequence ATGGCAAAGTTAACGGTCAGGAACGTCGGCCCGATTCGGGAAGCGGAACTAGAAGTCAAAAAGCATACGGTTTTTATCGGTCCACAAGGCACCGGCAAAAGCACGTTGGCCAAATTGATTGCCATGTGCTACGATAGTAACTTATTCAAAGACGAAGATCGGAAGAGTTTGTTACGTAAATATGCATTCAACGGATGGTTAAATGAGAATTCTGAACTATTATTTGTACATGAAAATTACGAGATTATACTGAATGAATACATGGAGGCTATTGTCAACGATACTGAGTTTTCCTCCGTTTTTTCGAAGAGAAACAATTGGCTATTACGAAAGAAAGATCTTGCTGATATTGAAAATGGTGTTGATGATACAATCTTCTGGAAAAGACTTGAAGACGCTGAAGAAATCCTGAGCGATATCATCAAAAGAATGATACCATTTAGCTCTGAATATATCCCTTCCGAAAGAAATCTCATGGCTCTTCTCTCAGCGAATCTATGGGCTCTTAATTCATCTAATACAAGCATCCCCCTCTTGTCACCTATTTTGGCAGAAAATTCGAAATCGCCAGACGTCAAAATAAAGCTCTACCAATAG
- a CDS encoding AAA family ATPase, whose product MARRQNKALPIDFLSIIYKNINGNDQIVYNNNDTIPLSQSASGYQSAVPLILTAEYLRQFGRLFIVEEPELNLYPTAQKELIYSLIGGLQPNVSYQDAEWVITTHSPYVLSSFNTLMLAYKVGNQSDELRAEVEKIIPSRCWINPDEFAAYYVDKGTVRSIVSEQTGMIADNELDDVSDDLADEQDKLFALRRSVTRA is encoded by the coding sequence ATCGCCAGACGTCAAAATAAAGCTCTACCAATAGATTTTTTATCGATAATATATAAAAACATCAATGGAAATGACCAGATAGTTTATAATAATAATGACACAATTCCACTTTCTCAGAGCGCGAGCGGTTATCAATCTGCTGTTCCGTTAATTCTCACAGCGGAATATCTCAGGCAATTTGGTCGCTTGTTCATTGTAGAAGAACCAGAACTCAACTTGTACCCAACTGCGCAAAAAGAATTAATCTATTCGTTGATAGGTGGTTTGCAGCCTAATGTATCTTACCAAGATGCGGAGTGGGTGATTACGACGCACAGCCCCTACGTACTCAGCTCGTTCAATACGCTGATGCTAGCGTATAAAGTTGGGAATCAAAGCGATGAGCTAAGAGCAGAGGTTGAAAAAATAATACCGTCACGCTGCTGGATTAACCCGGATGAATTTGCCGCTTACTACGTCGACAAGGGAACAGTTCGCAGCATAGTTAGCGAACAAACTGGCATGATCGCTGACAACGAACTTGATGATGTTTCAGATGACTTAGCTGACGAACAGGATAAACTATTTGCACTTAGACGCTCCGTAACCCGTGCTTGA
- a CDS encoding aquaporin yields MSVPIAKLISALRKNWKSYLAEAGGVTLFMIASCATAVVIHHPDSPVRQFLGDSKMWRRTVQAFIIGLFLIAVNFNPWGKKSGSHINPAVTLSFRYLGKISAIDAFWYITFQCGAAVIAGWVMFTILEPWYSHQEVNFNLSAPKPENGGWPVALGAEFVISSLLMMVTLITLHTEKIRKQNSWFNIVLIMLFVIFEAPFSGMSTNPARSLGAAAAAATFRDYWIYVLSPVSAMLLMTWLFKHYWKPKLEEADQGKRPKPTGIFETTANPPDFPIENPNA; encoded by the coding sequence ATGTCTGTTCCAATTGCCAAGTTGATAAGTGCGCTCAGGAAGAACTGGAAAAGTTATCTGGCCGAAGCAGGTGGCGTAACTTTATTTATGATTGCATCGTGCGCTACGGCAGTCGTGATTCATCACCCAGACTCCCCTGTCCGGCAGTTTCTGGGCGACTCGAAGATGTGGCGCCGGACAGTACAGGCGTTCATAATCGGGCTCTTTCTGATCGCCGTTAACTTCAATCCGTGGGGCAAAAAGTCGGGGTCGCATATCAACCCGGCCGTTACGCTGTCGTTTCGCTATCTGGGCAAAATCTCCGCCATCGATGCCTTCTGGTACATCACGTTTCAGTGCGGGGCCGCCGTTATTGCTGGTTGGGTTATGTTTACCATCCTTGAGCCGTGGTACAGCCATCAGGAGGTCAACTTCAACCTCAGCGCGCCGAAACCGGAGAACGGCGGCTGGCCGGTCGCGCTGGGGGCCGAATTTGTTATTTCGTCGTTGCTGATGATGGTTACGCTCATCACGCTGCACACGGAGAAGATTCGGAAGCAAAACAGCTGGTTCAACATCGTGCTGATCATGCTGTTTGTCATTTTCGAAGCACCTTTTTCGGGCATGAGCACCAATCCGGCGCGTTCGCTTGGAGCCGCAGCCGCTGCCGCCACCTTTCGGGATTACTGGATCTACGTGCTTTCTCCTGTCAGCGCCATGCTGCTGATGACCTGGTTGTTTAAGCACTACTGGAAGCCTAAACTGGAGGAAGCCGATCAGGGCAAACGCCCCAAACCAACGGGTATTTTTGAAACGACAGCCAACCCACCCGACTTCCCGATCGAGAATCCGAATGCCTAG
- a CDS encoding Dabb family protein, which yields MYQNKILKSKKTQIIMNTKSRGYLLVVVLMCAFALTIYGAYSPARKAQKQQIVCIKFKKGVESAAVEQHMNGFAALKAEIPQVVGYTSGKTILPNKAAAEYDVVHYITFQTEADIKKFENSPAYQQFVKENSANWSKKLIVNADIRS from the coding sequence TTGTATCAGAATAAAATTCTGAAATCAAAGAAAACACAGATAATCATGAATACCAAATCACGCGGTTACTTATTAGTTGTTGTCCTGATGTGTGCTTTTGCCCTTACAATCTATGGTGCGTACTCTCCGGCCCGGAAAGCGCAGAAACAGCAGATTGTGTGCATAAAATTTAAAAAAGGGGTCGAAAGTGCAGCAGTTGAGCAGCATATGAACGGTTTTGCCGCCCTGAAAGCCGAAATTCCACAGGTAGTAGGTTATACGTCTGGCAAGACTATTTTGCCAAATAAGGCCGCTGCGGAGTACGATGTGGTTCACTACATCACGTTTCAAACCGAGGCTGACATCAAGAAATTTGAAAATAGCCCGGCTTACCAGCAGTTCGTGAAAGAAAACAGCGCAAACTGGAGCAAGAAGCTGATCGTCAATGCCGATATTCGGTCGTAA
- a CDS encoding zinc dependent phospholipase C family protein, with product MRRTGYQQQPQWGFYAHQQINRLAIFTLPADMMPFFKKHSHYLIDNAVNPDKRRYAVVGEAPRHFIDLDAYPDTSSATLPRFYKDAADRYGPDTLALHGLVPWQIQLTKYQLTEAFRQQNVRQILRVAADLGHYIADANVPLHTTRNYNGQLTGQQGIHGFWESRLPELFSQDYDFLVGSAAYVSSPQRSAWQAVFRANAALDSVLRMERELTGEVGETRKFGFDERNGLTNKVYATDFSQRYHARLSGQVERQMRASVKMVGDFWFTCWVDAGQPDMAKLAKRELSLKDNQAEADEQKSWLKRLFSAREEN from the coding sequence GTGCGTCGAACAGGGTATCAGCAGCAGCCTCAGTGGGGTTTTTACGCGCATCAGCAGATTAATCGGCTGGCCATATTTACGCTACCCGCCGATATGATGCCATTCTTCAAGAAACATAGCCACTACCTGATCGATAACGCGGTCAACCCCGACAAACGGCGATACGCGGTAGTAGGTGAGGCACCCCGGCACTTCATTGACCTCGACGCTTACCCAGATACGTCGTCGGCTACGCTGCCCCGGTTTTATAAAGACGCTGCCGACCGATACGGCCCCGATACATTGGCGCTGCATGGACTGGTACCGTGGCAGATTCAGCTGACTAAATACCAGCTTACGGAAGCGTTCCGGCAGCAGAACGTCCGGCAGATTCTGCGCGTAGCTGCTGATTTGGGTCACTACATTGCCGATGCTAACGTACCGCTGCATACCACCCGTAATTACAACGGTCAGCTGACGGGGCAGCAGGGGATCCACGGTTTCTGGGAGTCTCGCTTACCCGAGTTGTTTAGTCAGGACTACGACTTTCTGGTTGGTTCGGCAGCGTATGTATCCTCACCACAGCGGAGCGCGTGGCAGGCCGTATTCCGGGCCAATGCCGCGCTCGACTCCGTACTGCGGATGGAGCGGGAGCTGACAGGCGAGGTAGGGGAGACGCGTAAGTTTGGCTTCGATGAGCGAAACGGTCTAACTAATAAAGTGTACGCTACTGATTTCTCGCAGCGTTACCACGCCCGGCTGAGCGGACAGGTCGAGCGGCAGATGCGGGCGTCTGTCAAGATGGTGGGTGATTTCTGGTTCACCTGCTGGGTCGATGCGGGGCAGCCCGACATGGCGAAACTTGCCAAACGCGAGCTGTCGCTGAAAGACAATCAGGCAGAGGCTGACGAGCAGAAAAGTTGGCTTAAGCGGCTGTTCTCCGCTCGCGAAGAGAATTGA
- a CDS encoding HAD family hydrolase: protein MIFDLGDVIIPIDLTAPLRNFAMLANLPEEEVKAIWKEHDIWNRYETGLIDDDNFREHVRKVLHNRTGAPESWADEVIDTAWNSVLLDLPVSRVERVRELGSRYRLFLLSNTNPVHIRQVNRMLTELHQPTLEELFERVFYSYDVKMIKPSPGIYQHVLAEAGLVAEETAFFDDNAANIQAAGALGIQAVHVQPPKTILEYTADL, encoded by the coding sequence CTGATCTTCGACCTTGGCGACGTTATCATTCCGATTGACCTGACGGCCCCGCTGCGCAACTTTGCGATGCTGGCCAATCTGCCGGAAGAAGAAGTCAAAGCAATCTGGAAAGAACATGACATCTGGAACCGGTACGAAACGGGCCTGATTGATGACGATAACTTTCGCGAGCACGTCCGGAAAGTGCTGCATAACCGCACCGGAGCACCCGAAAGCTGGGCTGATGAAGTAATTGACACTGCCTGGAACTCGGTATTACTCGATCTGCCGGTGTCGCGCGTGGAGCGGGTTCGGGAGCTGGGAAGCCGGTACCGGCTGTTTCTGCTGAGCAACACCAATCCGGTGCATATCCGGCAGGTCAATCGGATGCTGACCGAATTGCATCAGCCGACGCTCGAAGAACTGTTCGAGCGGGTGTTTTACTCCTACGACGTGAAGATGATAAAGCCGTCGCCCGGTATTTACCAGCACGTATTGGCCGAAGCCGGACTGGTAGCCGAAGAAACGGCGTTTTTCGATGATAATGCCGCCAACATACAGGCTGCGGGTGCGTTAGGTATTCAGGCTGTGCATGTGCAGCCGCCAAAGACGATTCTGGAGTACACCGCGGATTTATGA
- the rpsT gene encoding 30S ribosomal protein S20 yields MANHKATKKAIRSSAKKRLLNRYQHVTTRNMVKKLRATTDHAMAVELFKSVSSALDKLAKRNIIHKNKAANNKSKLARLVNGLKQAAA; encoded by the coding sequence ATGGCAAATCATAAGGCAACCAAAAAAGCAATCCGGTCGAGCGCAAAGAAGCGGCTGTTGAATCGCTACCAACACGTTACAACCCGGAACATGGTTAAGAAACTTCGTGCTACTACCGACCACGCAATGGCTGTTGAGCTGTTCAAATCGGTATCGTCGGCACTTGACAAACTGGCCAAGCGCAACATCATTCACAAGAACAAAGCGGCTAACAACAAGTCGAAACTGGCTCGGCTGGTTAACGGCCTGAAGCAGGCAGCGGCTTAG
- a CDS encoding glycosyltransferase family 4 protein, protein MNPDLVIAYLQNRLSDDLFKLGMYQCILSFLVACFVSVLAIPVVIKIAELKSLMEKPGERRSHKVPTPTLGGVAIFAAILIAYFLWPSLDQTDVYRTNLSIAGMTVLFFTGIKDDLVGIDPNKKIVFQVLAALILIFFGDLRVDYLYDIMGFHHINIVISILLTCFIFIALTNAINLIDGIDGLAAGIATIASGTFGGWFLLTNHFAMACMAFTLAGALLGFMRFNFSRTSKIFMGNTGSLIIGFMLAFFAVRFVSLNASYRYEPTAFFNAPIIAIVILIVPIFDTLRVFLVRILAGRSPFSADRNHMHHILLDNGLSHIQTTAVMCFASLLNTVLFLFFHRDITNTASLLILAGMFGLYMLTSFTLKMRAMYVNTHPRRRLAVLRREILHGVFGRRIVEYL, encoded by the coding sequence ATGAACCCTGATTTAGTCATTGCCTACCTACAGAACAGACTGAGCGACGATCTCTTTAAGCTAGGGATGTACCAGTGCATTCTGTCTTTTCTGGTGGCCTGTTTCGTATCGGTACTAGCCATACCAGTCGTCATCAAGATTGCGGAACTGAAGTCGCTGATGGAGAAGCCCGGTGAACGCCGGTCGCACAAAGTACCGACGCCAACCCTCGGCGGTGTCGCCATTTTTGCCGCTATCCTGATTGCTTATTTTCTGTGGCCCAGCCTGGATCAGACCGATGTATATCGCACCAACCTGTCGATTGCCGGGATGACCGTCCTGTTTTTTACGGGTATCAAAGACGACCTTGTCGGCATCGACCCCAACAAAAAGATCGTTTTTCAGGTGCTGGCGGCTCTGATCCTGATTTTCTTCGGCGATCTCCGCGTCGATTACCTGTACGATATCATGGGTTTCCACCATATCAATATCGTCATCAGCATTCTACTTACCTGCTTTATTTTCATTGCCTTAACCAACGCCATTAACCTCATCGACGGCATCGACGGGCTGGCAGCGGGCATCGCGACCATCGCCAGCGGCACATTTGGCGGCTGGTTTCTGCTGACCAATCACTTTGCAATGGCTTGTATGGCGTTTACGCTGGCCGGAGCGCTACTCGGTTTTATGCGGTTCAACTTCTCGCGAACCAGCAAGATATTCATGGGTAATACCGGTTCGCTGATTATTGGCTTCATGCTGGCCTTTTTCGCCGTCCGCTTCGTCAGCCTCAACGCATCGTACCGGTACGAGCCAACGGCCTTTTTCAACGCGCCGATCATCGCCATCGTTATTCTGATCGTCCCGATTTTCGATACACTTCGGGTGTTTCTGGTTCGGATTCTGGCGGGTCGTTCGCCGTTCTCCGCCGACCGGAACCACATGCACCATATTCTGCTCGACAACGGCTTATCGCATATTCAGACCACGGCCGTAATGTGCTTTGCGTCGCTGCTAAACACGGTGTTGTTTCTCTTCTTTCACCGCGACATAACCAACACGGCTTCACTGCTGATTCTCGCCGGCATGTTTGGCCTGTATATGCTGACCAGCTTCACGCTCAAAATGCGGGCTATGTACGTAAACACCCACCCACGCCGTCGGCTGGCGGTATTACGTCGCGAAATTCTGCACGGCGTGTTCGGTCGCCGGATTGTAGAGTACCTCTAA
- the radC gene encoding RadC family protein encodes MPYETSGTIQSWAEEDRPREKLMLKGKAALSEAELIAILINSGTVDLTAVDVAKIILKSVGNNLNELARLSIKDLSKFRGIGEAKAISIVAALELGRRRREQDRPQRARITCSRDAYNEMLPHLLDKPHEEFWILVLNRANEVLRPVQISTGGVSGTVADPKLIFRHALEQLASGLILFHNHPSGNLTPSQADKDLTRRLKDAGRLLDIPVLDHLIFTDKAYYSFADEGIL; translated from the coding sequence ATGCCTTACGAAACCTCCGGCACTATTCAGAGCTGGGCAGAAGAAGATCGGCCGCGCGAAAAATTGATGCTCAAAGGCAAAGCGGCCCTGTCGGAAGCCGAGCTGATTGCCATTCTGATTAACTCCGGCACAGTCGATCTGACGGCCGTCGACGTAGCCAAAATCATTCTTAAAAGCGTTGGCAACAACCTGAATGAGCTGGCCCGGCTGAGCATCAAAGACCTTTCTAAATTTCGGGGTATCGGCGAAGCGAAAGCGATCAGTATCGTAGCTGCTCTCGAACTGGGTCGCCGACGCCGGGAGCAGGACCGCCCCCAGCGCGCCCGCATCACCTGCTCGCGCGATGCTTACAACGAGATGCTGCCGCACCTGCTCGACAAACCCCACGAGGAGTTTTGGATTCTGGTACTCAACCGGGCCAACGAAGTGCTACGTCCGGTTCAGATCAGCACGGGGGGCGTATCGGGCACGGTAGCCGACCCGAAACTTATTTTCCGACACGCCCTCGAACAGCTTGCCTCGGGCCTGATTTTATTCCACAATCACCCGTCTGGCAATCTGACGCCCTCGCAGGCAGACAAAGACCTGACCCGCCGATTGAAAGATGCCGGTCGGCTACTCGACATTCCCGTGCTCGACCATCTCATATTTACCGACAAGGCCTATTACAGCTTTGCTGACGAGGGCATCCTGTAA
- a CDS encoding glycosyltransferase family 2 protein — translation MKISLITVVFNGAAFIRDCIDSIVGQTYDNIEYIVIDGGSTDGTVDIVRSYGDKISHFISERDNGLYDAMNKGIGMATGDVVGILNADDFYPHANVIRDVMALFSQSQCDAIYGDIVYVDRLNTEKVTRYWKSGPFRPNAFLWGWMPGHPSFFVKRNLYEQHGLFRLDMKSAADYELMLRFIHKHRATLAYLNEIIVVMRAGGVSNASVGNRLRANRDDRLAWQLNSLRPYTVTLWMKPLRKIGQFFSKPPATYRKTE, via the coding sequence GTGAAAATCTCGCTGATAACCGTTGTCTTTAACGGAGCCGCTTTCATCCGCGACTGTATAGATTCTATTGTTGGTCAGACGTACGACAATATCGAATACATCGTCATCGATGGCGGGTCGACCGACGGTACCGTCGACATTGTCCGGTCGTACGGCGACAAGATCAGCCACTTCATCTCCGAGCGCGACAACGGCCTGTACGATGCCATGAACAAAGGCATTGGTATGGCCACCGGCGACGTGGTCGGTATTCTCAACGCCGATGATTTTTACCCGCACGCTAACGTTATCCGTGACGTCATGGCGCTTTTCAGTCAAAGTCAGTGCGATGCGATCTACGGCGACATTGTCTACGTAGATCGATTGAATACGGAGAAGGTGACACGCTACTGGAAATCTGGCCCATTCCGACCCAATGCCTTTTTATGGGGCTGGATGCCGGGGCACCCGTCTTTCTTCGTTAAACGTAACCTGTACGAACAGCACGGGCTATTCCGTCTGGATATGAAAAGCGCGGCCGATTACGAACTGATGCTGCGCTTCATTCATAAACACCGGGCGACACTGGCTTATCTGAACGAAATTATCGTGGTGATGCGGGCCGGCGGGGTCAGCAACGCCAGCGTCGGCAACCGGCTCCGGGCCAATCGGGATGATCGGCTTGCCTGGCAATTGAATAGCTTACGCCCGTACACCGTCACGCTCTGGATGAAACCGTTGCGGAAAATTGGGCAGTTTTTTAGCAAGCCCCCGGCTACCTACCGGAAAACTGAATGA